The sequence below is a genomic window from Ruminiclostridium josui JCM 17888.
GTGAAGACTTTCAGCATTTAAAAAAAGTGTTAAGGGCCCAGATAAAGGATGAAGTAATTGTATGCTGTGGAGGATTTGACTACACAGCTGAAATAGAAAAAATAAATGATAGTTCAATTATATGTGTAATAACGGATATAAATAAAAATTTTACTGAATCACCTTTAAAAGTTACTTTGTACCAGGGATTACCGAAGTCGGACAAGATGGAGTTAATTATACAGAAATGTGTAGAACTTGGAGTTTGGGAAATAGTTCCGGTAATCACAGAACGTTGTGTTTCGAGGATAAATACTGATAAAGATGCAAAAAATAAGCTTGCGAGATGGCAAAAGATAGCAAGAGAGGCATCAAAACAGTGCAATAGGGGAATAATTCCCAATATTCTGTACCCTGTATCTTTTAAAGAAGCCG
It includes:
- a CDS encoding 16S rRNA (uracil(1498)-N(3))-methyltransferase, translating into MSRYFVEEAQIANGRINIIGEDFQHLKKVLRAQIKDEVIVCCGGFDYTAEIEKINDSSIICVITDINKNFTESPLKVTLYQGLPKSDKMELIIQKCVELGVWEIVPVITERCVSRINTDKDAKNKLARWQKIAREASKQCNRGIIPNILYPVSFKEAVEMASKAELAVIPYEKESAVGLKNIVSRYQGITSGSIIIGPEGGFEEKEVQMAEDRGVKKISLGPRILRTETAGMVALSLLMYELGDVSNGRT